One segment of Brassica napus cultivar Da-Ae chromosome C3, Da-Ae, whole genome shotgun sequence DNA contains the following:
- the LOC106361923 gene encoding mediator of RNA polymerase II transcription subunit 25-like isoform X1, producing MSSEMKQLIVVAEGTAALGPYWQTIVSDYLHKIIRSFCGSELNGDRNPVSSVELSLVIFNSHGSYCGCLVQRSGWTRDVDIFLHWLSSIQFAGGGFSEAATAEGLAEALMMFPPPPGQAQPSNDLKRHCILITASNPYSLPTPIYRPKLQNAERNENGDALPESRLSDAETVASYFSRCSVSLSVVCPKQLPKIRALYNAGKLNPQSPDLSIDTVKNTFYLVLISENFVEARAALSHSATNVPQTQSPVKMDRATVPPSLPVTGPPPASLPSANGPILNRQPVSVGPVPTATVKVEPCTVSSMAAVPTFPHIPSSVARPAAQAIPSVQTSSASSVSQEMVANAENAPDVKPVVSGMTPPLRTGPPGNVNLLNNLSQVRQVMSSAALAGAASSAGQSAVAMHMSNMISTGMATSQPPSQTAFSSGQQGNTSMAGSGGLMGNAQAGQSPGPNNSFSPQTTSNVTSNLGVSQPMPGMNQGSHSGAQMMQGGISMNQNMMTSLGQGNVSSGTGGMMPTPGVGQQAQSGVQQLGGSNSSAPNMQLSQASSGALQPSQSKYVKVWEGNLSGQRQGQPVLITRLEGYRNATASDSLAANWPPTMQIVRLISQDHMNNKQYVGKADFLVFRAMNQHGFLGQLQDKKLCAVIQLPSQTLLLSVSDKACRLIGMLFPGVSKHQDMVVFKPQITNQQQQQQQQHQQQQQQQQQQQIHQQQQQQQIQQQQQHQQLPQLQQQQHQLSQLQHHQQQQQQQHQLSQLQQHHQQQQTSPLNQMPQQTSPLNQMPQQQPQQMVGSGLMGGQAFAQGPGRSQQGGGGQPNMPGAGFMG from the exons ATGTCGTCGGAGATGAAACAGCTGATCGTGGTTGCGGAAGGCACTGCAGCCTTGGGTCCTTATTGGCAAACCATCGTCTCCGACTATCTCCACAAAATCATCAG GTCTTTCTGTGGCAGTGAGTTAAATGGAGAT AGGAACCCTGTTTCGAGTGTTGAGCTATCACTGGTCATCTTCAATTCTCATGGTTCATATTGTG GTTGCTTGGTACAAAGGAGTGGCTGGACAAGAGATGTTGATATTTTCTTGCATTGGCTTTCGTCCATACAATTCGCTGGCGGTGGTTTCAGTGAAGCCGCCACAGCCGAAGGTCTTGCCGAAGCATTGATG ATGTTTCCTCCTCCTCCAGGCCAAGCTCAACCAAGCAATGATCTTAAAAGGCACTGTATTTTAATCACAGCCAGCAACCCTTACTCGTTGCCAACACCTATATATCGCCCAAAACTGCAAAATGCGGAACGAAATGAAAATGGCGATGCGCTACCTGAAAGCCGTTTATCAGATGCCGAGACAGTGGCATCATACTTTTCTAGg TGCTCTGTTTCTTTGTCTGTTGTGTGTCCAAAGCAGCTTCCGAAGATTAGAGCCCTATACAATGCG GGAAAGCTCAATCCACAAAGTCCGGACTTGTCAATTGACACGGTCAAGAACACATTCTATCTTGTCCTGATCTCAGAGAATTTTGTGGAGGCACGTGCTGCCTTAAGTCATTCTGCTACGAATGTGCCACAGACTCAAAGCCCTGTGAAAATGGACAGGGCCACTGTCCCTCCATCTCTTCCAGTCACTGGGCCACCTCCAGCTTCTTTGCCATCAG CCAATGGACCTATTCTTAATCGGCAACCAGTTTCTGTTGGACCAGTTCCAACTGCTACTGTGAAAGTT GAGCCTTGCACTGTATCTTCTATGGCAGCAGTTCCAACTTTTCCGCATATCCCCTCCTCCGTAGCTCGGCCTGCTGCACAGGCAATTCCTTCAGTTCAAACCTCTTCAGCATCGTCAGTTTCTCAAGAAATGGTCGCCAATGCCGAGAATGCACCAGATGTTAAGCCTGTGGTTAGTGGAATGACGCCACCACTGCGTACTGGTCCTCCTGGAAATGTAAATCTGCTGAATAACCTTTCTCAAGTTCGACAAGTCATGAGCTCTGCAGCTCTGGCGGGAGCAGCCTCGTCGGCCGGGCAAAGTGCGGTTGCAATGCACATGTCGAATATGATATCGACAGGAATGGCTACATCTCAGCCTCCTTCACAAACTGCGTTTTCATCTGGACAGCAGGGAAACACTTCAATGGCTGGTTCGGGTGGACTTATGGGAAATGCGCAAGCGGGGCAAAGCCCGGGTCCTAATAATTCCTTTAGTCCTCAGACAACGTCAAACGTTACTTCGAACCTTGGTGTTTCTCAACCAATGCCAGGGATGAACCAAGGAAGTCACTCTGGTGCACAGATGATGCAAGGTGGAATTTCCATGAACCAAAACATGATGACTAGTCTCGGACAAGGAAATGTCTCATCTGGAACAGGTGGAATGATGCCTACTCCAGGGGTTGGCCAACAGGCGCAATCAGGAGTACAACAGCTTGGTGGCAGTAACAGTTCAGCTCCTAATATGCAGTTGTCACAGGCATCATCGGGGGCTCTGCAGCCTTCGCAATCCAAATACGTAAAAGTCTGGGAG GGAAATTTATCTGGGCAAAGACAAGGGCAGCCTGTTCTTATCACCAGACTTGAG GGTTACCGAAATGCTACTGCCTCGGATTC GTTGGCAGCAAACTGGCCACCAACCATGCAGATTGTTCGTCTCATATCGCAGGATCATATGAATAACAA GCAATATGTTGGGAAAGCTGACTTCCTTGTGTTTAGAGCCATGAATCAGCATGGGTTTTTAGGACAACTTCAGGATAAGAAGCTT TGTGCAGTCATCCAGCTGCCATCACAGACGCTGCTTCTCTCTGTCTCTGACAAGGCTTGCCGCTTGATTGGAATGCTTTTTCCAGGGGTAAGTAAGCACCAA GATATGGTTGTGTTTAAGCCGCAAATTACAAATCAgcaacagcagcagcaacaacagcaccagcaacaacaacaacaacagcagcaacaacagatccatcagcagcagcaacaacagcagatccagcagcaacaacaacaccaacagCTGCCACAACTCCAGCAGCAGCAACATCAATTGTCACAACTCCAACATCATCAGCAGCAACAGCAACAGCAGCATCAGCTGTCACAGCTTCAACAACATCATCAGCAGCAGCAGACTTCGCCTCTGAATCAGATGCCGCAACAGACTTCACCGCTGAATCAGATGCCACAGCAGCAGCCTCAGCAGATGGTTGGGTCAGGATTAATGGGTGGTCAAGCTTTTGCACAAGGTCCTGGAAGATCACAACAAGGTGGTGGTGGGCAGCCTAACATGCCAGGAGCTGGCTTCATGggatga
- the LOC106361923 gene encoding mediator of RNA polymerase II transcription subunit 25-like isoform X2 gives MSSEMKQLIVVAEGTAALGPYWQTIVSDYLHKIIRSFCGSELNGDRNPVSSVELSLVIFNSHGSYCGCLVQRSGWTRDVDIFLHWLSSIQFAGGGFSEAATAEGLAEALMMFPPPPGQAQPSNDLKRHCILITASNPYSLPTPIYRPKLQNAERNENGDALPESRLSDAETVASYFSRCSVSLSVVCPKQLPKIRALYNAGKLNPQSPDLSIDTVKNTFYLVLISENFVEARAALSHSATNVPQTQSPVKMDRATVPPSLPVTGPPPASLPSANGPILNRQPVSVGPVPTATVKVEPCTVSSMAAVPTFPHIPSSVARPAAQAIPSVQTSSASSVSQEMVANAENAPDVKPVVSGMTPPLRTGPPGNVNLLNNLSQVRQVMSSAALAGAASSAGQSAVAMHMSNMISTGMATSQPPSQTAFSSGQQGNTSMAGSGGLMGNAQAGQSPGPNNSFSPQTTSNVTSNLGVSQPMPGMNQGSHSGAQMMQGGISMNQNMMTSLGQGNVSSGTGGMMPTPGVGQQAQSGVQQLGGSNSSAPNMQLSQASSGALQPSQSKYVKVWEGNLSGQRQGQPVLITRLEGYRNATASDSLAANWPPTMQIVRLISQDHMNNKQYVGKADFLVFRAMNQHGFLGQLQDKKLCAVIQLPSQTLLLSVSDKACRLIGMLFPGDMVVFKPQITNQQQQQQQQHQQQQQQQQQQQIHQQQQQQQIQQQQQHQQLPQLQQQQHQLSQLQHHQQQQQQQHQLSQLQQHHQQQQTSPLNQMPQQTSPLNQMPQQQPQQMVGSGLMGGQAFAQGPGRSQQGGGGQPNMPGAGFMG, from the exons ATGTCGTCGGAGATGAAACAGCTGATCGTGGTTGCGGAAGGCACTGCAGCCTTGGGTCCTTATTGGCAAACCATCGTCTCCGACTATCTCCACAAAATCATCAG GTCTTTCTGTGGCAGTGAGTTAAATGGAGAT AGGAACCCTGTTTCGAGTGTTGAGCTATCACTGGTCATCTTCAATTCTCATGGTTCATATTGTG GTTGCTTGGTACAAAGGAGTGGCTGGACAAGAGATGTTGATATTTTCTTGCATTGGCTTTCGTCCATACAATTCGCTGGCGGTGGTTTCAGTGAAGCCGCCACAGCCGAAGGTCTTGCCGAAGCATTGATG ATGTTTCCTCCTCCTCCAGGCCAAGCTCAACCAAGCAATGATCTTAAAAGGCACTGTATTTTAATCACAGCCAGCAACCCTTACTCGTTGCCAACACCTATATATCGCCCAAAACTGCAAAATGCGGAACGAAATGAAAATGGCGATGCGCTACCTGAAAGCCGTTTATCAGATGCCGAGACAGTGGCATCATACTTTTCTAGg TGCTCTGTTTCTTTGTCTGTTGTGTGTCCAAAGCAGCTTCCGAAGATTAGAGCCCTATACAATGCG GGAAAGCTCAATCCACAAAGTCCGGACTTGTCAATTGACACGGTCAAGAACACATTCTATCTTGTCCTGATCTCAGAGAATTTTGTGGAGGCACGTGCTGCCTTAAGTCATTCTGCTACGAATGTGCCACAGACTCAAAGCCCTGTGAAAATGGACAGGGCCACTGTCCCTCCATCTCTTCCAGTCACTGGGCCACCTCCAGCTTCTTTGCCATCAG CCAATGGACCTATTCTTAATCGGCAACCAGTTTCTGTTGGACCAGTTCCAACTGCTACTGTGAAAGTT GAGCCTTGCACTGTATCTTCTATGGCAGCAGTTCCAACTTTTCCGCATATCCCCTCCTCCGTAGCTCGGCCTGCTGCACAGGCAATTCCTTCAGTTCAAACCTCTTCAGCATCGTCAGTTTCTCAAGAAATGGTCGCCAATGCCGAGAATGCACCAGATGTTAAGCCTGTGGTTAGTGGAATGACGCCACCACTGCGTACTGGTCCTCCTGGAAATGTAAATCTGCTGAATAACCTTTCTCAAGTTCGACAAGTCATGAGCTCTGCAGCTCTGGCGGGAGCAGCCTCGTCGGCCGGGCAAAGTGCGGTTGCAATGCACATGTCGAATATGATATCGACAGGAATGGCTACATCTCAGCCTCCTTCACAAACTGCGTTTTCATCTGGACAGCAGGGAAACACTTCAATGGCTGGTTCGGGTGGACTTATGGGAAATGCGCAAGCGGGGCAAAGCCCGGGTCCTAATAATTCCTTTAGTCCTCAGACAACGTCAAACGTTACTTCGAACCTTGGTGTTTCTCAACCAATGCCAGGGATGAACCAAGGAAGTCACTCTGGTGCACAGATGATGCAAGGTGGAATTTCCATGAACCAAAACATGATGACTAGTCTCGGACAAGGAAATGTCTCATCTGGAACAGGTGGAATGATGCCTACTCCAGGGGTTGGCCAACAGGCGCAATCAGGAGTACAACAGCTTGGTGGCAGTAACAGTTCAGCTCCTAATATGCAGTTGTCACAGGCATCATCGGGGGCTCTGCAGCCTTCGCAATCCAAATACGTAAAAGTCTGGGAG GGAAATTTATCTGGGCAAAGACAAGGGCAGCCTGTTCTTATCACCAGACTTGAG GGTTACCGAAATGCTACTGCCTCGGATTC GTTGGCAGCAAACTGGCCACCAACCATGCAGATTGTTCGTCTCATATCGCAGGATCATATGAATAACAA GCAATATGTTGGGAAAGCTGACTTCCTTGTGTTTAGAGCCATGAATCAGCATGGGTTTTTAGGACAACTTCAGGATAAGAAGCTT TGTGCAGTCATCCAGCTGCCATCACAGACGCTGCTTCTCTCTGTCTCTGACAAGGCTTGCCGCTTGATTGGAATGCTTTTTCCAGGG GATATGGTTGTGTTTAAGCCGCAAATTACAAATCAgcaacagcagcagcaacaacagcaccagcaacaacaacaacaacagcagcaacaacagatccatcagcagcagcaacaacagcagatccagcagcaacaacaacaccaacagCTGCCACAACTCCAGCAGCAGCAACATCAATTGTCACAACTCCAACATCATCAGCAGCAACAGCAACAGCAGCATCAGCTGTCACAGCTTCAACAACATCATCAGCAGCAGCAGACTTCGCCTCTGAATCAGATGCCGCAACAGACTTCACCGCTGAATCAGATGCCACAGCAGCAGCCTCAGCAGATGGTTGGGTCAGGATTAATGGGTGGTCAAGCTTTTGCACAAGGTCCTGGAAGATCACAACAAGGTGGTGGTGGGCAGCCTAACATGCCAGGAGCTGGCTTCATGggatga
- the LOC106359250 gene encoding zinc finger BED domain-containing protein RICESLEEPER 1-like, protein MDSSSPQREAIKDDDETQGNDDEFGTTSPVTASGNKRKTKSAAAVKKKKITSTRSTVWNHYTRLKENRNKCSCNYCGRVMRCATSNGTSCLKKHLGICKEHQAWVQSQSQTQHTLNAESDDEDGVQLKLARVSNEVVREATNELLVISELPLSFVDGLGWKHFCNKVNLPKPHSRRTATRDIVELYAKRKSDLMQLISGNKQRVSLKTDIWVASSTAASYMVITAHFIDDRWKLRKFIIGFKHVTDHKGATICSVLLECMAEWGIKKVFTITVDNATANTNALKLFRDAFNALGPEFLVLGEVDASVCAISNAIQYIRASFKRAGSFDQKVESARMTRGSLSLDCKTRWNSTYLMLSRALKFRAAFDRMEVEDKLYNDHFQETVEGKKRVGPPTSEDWDKVEGLVKFLVIFYNSTLVVSASNSPSSYKCYNEIVTIERNLITLSTSTDEKLRTKAMVMRAKFNKYWDGLKDINRLLIVASVFDPRNKMKFAGLCFEKLYGKDSPQSKVLYDSVTDVMERLFDEYNASAASHTAPAFGSSSQSQSVQESQDEAAMDFSDENEYGYERMDSLYKEMVNKLGFQDASTELELYLKEKVEIPKPNPLGIPFDVLGWSRINSSKYPTSAAIAKDVLAMQVSSVASESAFSTSNRILDPSRSCLTHYMIEVLMCTEQWLKCEIRINERSVVSTQQLIAEIELQDELQREFEPQLHFQT, encoded by the exons atggATTCTTCATCACCTCAACGTGAAGCTatcaaagatgatgatgaaactCAGGGAAACGATGATGAGTTTGGGACAACTAGTCCTGTTACTGCAAGTGGAAACAAAAGGAAGACCAAGTCAGCTGCAGctgttaagaagaagaagattacaAGTACAAGGTCAACAGTTTGGAATCATTACACAAGACTGAAGGAGAATCGGAACAAATGCAGCTGCAACTATTGCGGTAGAGTTATGCGTTGTGCAACGTCCAATGGCACTTCATGTCTCAAGAAGCATCTTGGTATCTGCAAGGAACATCAGGCATGGGTACAAAGTCAGTCCCAGACTCAACATACTCTGAATGCCGAAagtgatgatgaagatggtgTTCAGTTGAAGCTGGCGAGGGTTTCTAATGAAGTTGTAAGGGAAGCTACTAATGAGTTGCTTGTCATATCAGAGTTGCCACTATCCTTTGTTGATGGTTTGGGATGGAAGCACTTCTGCAACAAGGTGAATCTTCCTAAGCCACATTCACGAAGAACAGCAACAAGGGACATTGTTGAGTTGTATGCAAAGAGGAAATCAGATTTGATGCAGCTGATCAGTGGCAACAAGCAAAGGGTTTCTTTAAAAACAGACATTTGGGTTGCATCGAGTACAGCAGCTAGCTACATGGTCATCACGGCACACTTCATTGATGATAGATGGAAACTCAGGAAGTTCATCATTGGTTTCAAGCATGTAACGGATCATAAAGGGGCGACAATATGCTCTGTCTTGCTGGAGTGTATGGCTGAATGGGGGATAAAGAAAGTGTTTACAATAACAGTAGACAATGCCACTGCGAACACTAATGCTCTGAAGTTGTTCAGGGATGCATTCAACGCTTTAGGACCTGAGTTCTTAGTGCTGGGAG AGGTGGATGCGAGTGTGTGTGCAATAAGTAACGCCATACAATATATCAGAGCTTCTTTTAAGAGAGCCGGATCATTTGATCAGAAGGTTGAGTCAGCAAGGATGACAAGAGGTAGCTTATCTTTGGACTGCAAGACACGATGGAATTCAACCTACCTGATGTTGTCAAGAGCCTTGAAGTTTAGAGCAGCGTTTGATAGAATGGAAGTTGAGGACAAGCTTTACAATGATCACTTTCAAGAGACTGTGGAGGGCAAGAAGAGGGTTGGACCACCAACTTCAGAGGATTGGGATAAAGTGGAGGGTTTGGTTAAGTTCCTGGTAATATTCTACAACTCCACTTTAGTTGTCTCTGCTTCTAACTCGCCTAGTTCCTACAAGTGTTACAATGAGATTGTCACCATAGAAAGGAATCTGATTACATTGAGTACTAGTACGGATGAGAAGCTTAGGACAAAGGCTATGGTTATGAGGGCAAAGTTTAATAAGTATTGGGATGGTCTAAAAGACATTAATAGGCTGTTGATTGTTGCAAGTGTCTTTGACCCGAGGAACAAGATGAAGTTTGCTGGTCTTTGCTTTGAAAAGCTTTATGGGAAAGATAGTCCACAAAGTAAGGTGCTCTACGACTCAGTCACTGATGTCATGGAAAGGCTTTTTGATGAGTACAACGCCTCCGCAGCATCACACACTGCTCCAGCATTTGGTTCATCGTCTCAGAGTCAGAGTGTCCAAGAGTCACAAGATGAGGCTGCGATGGATTTTTCTGATGAGAATGAGTATGGGTATGAAAGAATGGATTCCTTGTACAAGGAAATGGTGAACAAGTTGGGATTTCAAGATGCAAGCACTGAGTTAGAGCTATACTTAAAGGAGAAGGTAGAAATTCCTAAACCCAATCCTCTAGGAATTCCGTTTGATGTTTTAGGTTGGTCGAGGATCAACAGTTCAAAGTACCCGACCTCAGCTGCCATAGCTAAGGATGTTCTAGCTATGCAAGTCTCTTCTGTTGCATCAGAGTCTGCCTTTAGCACAAGTAATCGAATCCTTGATCCATCGAGAAGTTGCTTGACCCACTACATGATTGAGGTTCTCATGTGCACAGAACAATGGCTTAAGTGTGAGATTCGAATCAATGAAAGAAGTGTGGTTTCAACTCAGCAACTGATTGCTGAGATTGAATTACAAGATGAACTACAAAGAG AGTTTGAGCCTCAGCTGCACTTCCAAACCTGA
- the LOC106361924 gene encoding lysine histidine transporter-like 6 produces the protein MVSASPISPSKETDRKSGEKWTAAEPSRPAKWWYSTFHTVTAMIGAGVLSLPYAMAYLGWGPGTIMLVLTWGLTLNTMWQMVQLHECVPGTRFDRYIDLGRYAFGPKLGPWIVLPQQLIVQVGCCIVYMVTGGKCLKQFVDVTCSTCTPVRPTYWILAFGGVHFLLSQLPNFNSVAGVSLAAAVMSLSYSTIAWAGSIAHGRLPDVSYGYKATSPSESTFRIFNALGQISFAFAGHAVALEIQATMPSTPERPSKVPMWQGVMGAYFVNAICYFPVALICYWAFGQDVDDNVLNNLQRPAWLIASANLMVVVHVIGSYQVFAMPVFDLLERMMVNKFGFKHGVVLRFFTRTIYVAFTLFIGVSFPFFGDLLGFFGGFGFAPTSFFLPSIMWLIIKKPKRFSITWLVNWISIIVGVFIMLASTIGGLRNIIADSSAYRFYA, from the exons atggTCTCTGCTTCTCCCATTTCTCCCTCTAAG GAAACTGATCGAAAGTCCGGTGAGAAATGGACGGCGGCAGAACCATCACGGCCTGCCAAGTGGTGGTACTCCACCTTCCACACCGTCACGGCTATGATCGGTGCCGGAGTTCTCAGCCTTCCTTACGCCATGGCTTACCTTGGCTG GGGACCAGGGACAATAATGTTGGTACTGACATGGGGACTGACCCTAAACACGATGTGGCAGATGGTACAGCTCCACGAGTGCGTACCGGGAACCCGGTTTGACAGGTATATTGATCTAGGCCGGTACGCTTTCGGCCCAAAACTCGGCCCATGGATCGTCCTCCCGCAACAGCTCATTGTTCAGGTCGGGTGCTGCATTGTTTACATGGTGACTGGTGGCAAGTGCTTGAAGCAGTTCGTGGATGTCACGTGCTCCACCTGCACTCCAGTGCGACCAACGTACTGGATCCTCGCCTTCGGTGGGGTCCACTTCCTCCTCTCCCAGCTCCCTAACTTCAACTCCGTCGCCGGCGTCTCCTTAGCTGCCGCAGTCATGTCCCTCAG CTACTCGACGATAGCGTGGGCTGGAAGTATCGCACATGGAAGACTGCCTGACGTTAGCTACGGTTACAAAGCTACGAGTCCAAGTGAATCCACGTTCCGAATCTTCAATGCCTTAGGTCAGATCTCATTCGCTTTCGCGGGTCACGCGGTGGCTCTAGAGATCCAAGCAACGATGCCTTCGACTCCTGAGAGACCATCGAAGGTGCCCATGTGGCAAGGAGTGATGGGAGCTTACTTTGTCAACGCCATTTGCTATTTCCCGGTTGCTCTAATCTGCTATTGGGCATTTGGTCAAGACGTAGACGACAATGTGCTGAATAATCTACAGAGACCAGCTTGGCTTATTGCTTCTGCTAATCTCATGGTTGTTGTTCACGTCATTGGTAGCTACCAAGTGTTTGCTATGCCTGTCTTTGATCTCTTGGAGAGGATGATGGTTAATAAGTTTGGTTTTAAGCATGGAGTTGTTCTGAGGTTTTTCACTAGAACTATCTATGTCG CGTTTACATTGTTTATTGGAGTGAGTTTCCCCTTCTTTGGAGACCTTCTAGGGTTCTTTGGAGGATTTGGCTTTGCACCCACTTCCTTCTTT CTTCCAAGTATAATGTGGCTTATCATCAAGAAACCAAAGAGATTCAGTATCACGTGGTTGGTCAACTGG ATCTCCATCATCGTAGGGGTGTTCATAATGCTGGCCTCAACAATTGGAGGACTGAGGAACATCATTGCAGATTCTTCGGCTTATAGATTCTATGCTTAG
- the LOC106361925 gene encoding GDT1-like protein 4 — MSSVLQGFTKSLAMTFVSEIGDKTFFAAAILAMRYPRRLVLAGCVSALIVMTILSATVGWAAPNLISRKWTHHITTLLFFGFGLWSLWDGFKEGGGGSEELAEVEAELDSDMKANGKSTKDKTEDENKKQKRPFLTQFFSPIFLKAFSINFFGEFGDKSQLATIGLAADENPFGVVLGGVVAQLVCTTAAVIGGKSLASQISERIVALSGGMLFIIFGIQSFLTSVDA; from the exons ATGAGCTCGGTTTTGCag GGTTTTACGAAGTCACTCGCCATGACTTTTGTCTCCGAGATTGGTGATAAGACCTTCTTCGCCGCCGCT aTTCTGGCGATGCGTTATCCTAGGAGACTTGTGTTGGCTGGTTGTGTATCGGCTCTGATT GTTATGACTATCCTCTCTGCTACTGTTGGATGGGCTGCTCCAAATCTG ATCTCTCGCAAATGGACTCATCACATAACAACGTTGTTGTTCTTTGGTTTCGGGCTATGGTCTTTGTGGGATGGTTTTAAAGAAGGGGGAGG GGGTTCAGAAGAATTGGCTGAAGTTGAAGCAGAACTG GATTCTGATATGAAGGCTAACGGTAAATCCACAAAAGATAAG ACTGAAGATGAGAACAAAAAGCAGAAGAGGCCATTCCTGACACAATTCTTCTCTCCAATTTTTCTCAAG GCATTTTCGATTAACTTCTTTGGTGAATTTGGTGACAAGAGTCAG CTTGCTACAATTGGTTTAGCCGCGGATGAAAACCCGTTTGGGGTTGTCCTTGGTGGAGTTGT GGCACAGCTTGTGTGTACCACTGCTGCTGTGATTGGAGGAAAGAGCTTAGCGTCTCAGATATCCGAACGAATA GTTGCTCTCTCTGGTGGAATGCTATTCATTATATTTGGAATCCAATCGTTTCTTACTTCTGTTGATGCCTAA